From a single Sphingobium lignivorans genomic region:
- the pdeM gene encoding ligase-associated DNA damage response endonuclease PdeM, which produces MGAQSLFSFGGQTWRALPEGALVWQERSALILADLHFEKASAYACRGSMLPPYDSVATLDALEGLMARIRPREVWCLGDSFHDMGACDRMDEGTRRRITGLTASCRWIWITGNHDPRPTPDMGGETLHETRVADIILRHEARPNEAGAEISGHFHPKWRLNLRGRLVSRRCFVLSARKLIMPAFGAYAGGLDVAAPAIRALVGQGSEALVPISDRLLRFSVPA; this is translated from the coding sequence ATGGGCGCGCAATCCCTTTTCTCTTTCGGCGGTCAGACCTGGCGGGCTTTGCCCGAGGGGGCCTTGGTGTGGCAGGAACGATCGGCCCTGATCCTCGCCGACCTGCATTTCGAGAAGGCAAGCGCTTATGCCTGCCGGGGCAGCATGTTGCCGCCCTATGACAGCGTTGCGACGCTGGACGCTCTTGAAGGGCTGATGGCGCGCATCCGCCCGCGCGAGGTGTGGTGCCTTGGTGACAGCTTCCATGACATGGGCGCCTGCGACCGCATGGACGAGGGCACGCGCCGCCGCATCACCGGACTCACCGCCAGCTGTCGCTGGATCTGGATCACCGGCAACCACGATCCGAGACCGACGCCGGACATGGGCGGCGAAACCCTGCATGAAACCCGAGTCGCGGACATCATCCTGCGCCACGAAGCCCGGCCGAACGAAGCCGGGGCTGAAATATCCGGTCATTTTCATCCCAAGTGGCGCCTCAATCTTCGAGGGCGGCTTGTCTCGCGGCGCTGCTTCGTGCTGAGCGCACGCAAGCTCATCATGCCGGCGTTCGGTGCTTATGCCGGCGGCCTTGACGTAGCGGCGCCGGCAATCCGCGCACTGGTGGGACAGGGGAGCGAAGCGCTCGTCCCGATCTCCGACCGGCTGCTCAGATTCTCCGTTCCCGCCTGA
- a CDS encoding rhodanese-related sulfurtransferase, translating into MSDCQPAPVRVAAFYRFAPLAEVQALAEDLRAQGSRDGLVGSVILAEEGVNGTIAGASDAVDGLLDRLRALPGCADLAPRVHQAERLPFARWKVKVKPEIVTMGCEGIDAAHGAGIHVPPAQWNALIADPDTILIDARNDYEVALGHFAGAIDPGTQGFGDFPEWFDAQADEWRQEAEARGRRPRIAMYCTGGIRCEKSTAYARARGFDEVYHLEGGILAYLAEIEEEESLWRGECFLFDERVSIAHGERTGAAALCPDCGQPYLVGSGQDCGRCGGAGEPGGI; encoded by the coding sequence ATGTCCGACTGTCAGCCAGCGCCGGTGCGCGTCGCCGCTTTCTATCGTTTCGCGCCGCTTGCCGAGGTCCAGGCGCTTGCCGAAGACCTGCGGGCGCAGGGCAGCCGCGACGGGCTGGTCGGCTCTGTCATTCTGGCTGAAGAAGGCGTGAACGGCACGATCGCCGGGGCGTCGGACGCCGTGGACGGCCTGCTCGATCGCTTGCGGGCGCTCCCGGGATGCGCCGATCTCGCGCCGCGTGTCCATCAGGCGGAGAGGCTCCCGTTCGCGCGCTGGAAGGTCAAGGTGAAGCCGGAGATCGTGACGATGGGATGCGAAGGGATCGACGCGGCGCATGGCGCGGGCATCCATGTGCCCCCGGCGCAATGGAACGCGCTGATTGCCGATCCCGACACGATCCTCATCGATGCGCGCAATGACTATGAGGTGGCATTGGGCCATTTTGCCGGGGCCATCGATCCCGGGACGCAGGGCTTCGGGGATTTCCCGGAATGGTTCGACGCGCAGGCGGATGAATGGCGGCAGGAAGCGGAGGCCCGGGGGCGCAGGCCGCGCATTGCCATGTATTGCACAGGCGGCATTCGCTGCGAGAAATCGACCGCTTACGCGCGGGCCCGCGGGTTCGATGAGGTCTATCATCTGGAAGGCGGCATTCTCGCCTATCTCGCCGAAATCGAGGAAGAAGAGAGCCTCTGGCGAGGTGAATGCTTCCTGTTCGACGAGCGCGTCTCCATCGCGCATGGCGAGCGGACCGGGGCCGCGGCCCTGTGCCCGGACTGCGGCCAGCCCTATCTCGTCGGCTCAGGGCAGGACTGCGGCCGGTGCGGCGGCGCTGGCGAGCCGGGCGGCATCTGA